The genomic segment ACGGCACGCCCCGATGGATAGTCGTGCTCAACCGCAATGGATAATAACCACTCCAGGGTTTCTGGGCTGGCTGCGTTGAAAAGTGGGAAAAGCTCACTGAAAGCTTCAGTCTGCATGGAAGGTGCCCAAACCTCAAAAACTCACTACTTCGCCAAAAATGCTTTGAACCGTCTCAGCAGGTGGCAAGACTACCTCTGAGACACTGACAATGATCCTAAGCTATCACCGTTTGTCTAAACTATATTACCCGCAAAGTCTCCTAAATCTCCAATCTCTCCGGGATGAAACTCGATAAAACTTGCAGATGAGCCGGCATACATGTACGACCCATGGCGTGATGCTGCTTGGATAGGCTAGGCCAAGAGGTGCATTTGAGGATGCGTGACGGTGGTGGCCCAGGGCGATCGCCCTCCTCTAATCGAGCTAATCGAGCGGTTCCTATGCTTAGGCAGACGGTTTTGAGGCAGCCTATCTTTAGGCAGACTGGGCTAGAAATGCCTGGCGGATGGGCGATCGCAAGGCCTCAATATAGTGAGGCCAGCCCACCAAAATGGTTTGATGATGGGCTAAGGTCTCGGGATCAAGACAATCGGTGGTAAAGCCAATGGGTTGTCCGTCGAGATCACAGCAGGTTAGACCAGCGGCTTGTGCTAGGGCTAGGGGCCCCACGGTGTCCCATAGCTTAACGCGGCGGTTGAGGTAGAGGTAAAGCCCTGCCCGCCCCGTGACCACTTCCATCACCTTTAGGCCAAAGCTGCCTAGGGTCCGAAACTGCACGGCGGGCACCGCCCTTTGAATGGCATCACCAAATTGATGGCGATCTTTGTCGCCAATCAACATAGGGCAATTAGATGCTGAGAGCGGTGGCTCAACGGGGGTGATGGCTTCGGGGAGGCGATCGCCCCCTGCCTGAAACACGCCCCAGTCTAGCCCACCATAATAAAGACGATCGAGGGTCGGTGCATAGATCCAGCCGGCCGTCGGTTGGCTACCCTCTAGCAACCCCACCATCACCGAGTAATAGAGTCGCCCATGGATAAAGTCATCGGTACCGTCAATGGGATCAATGCACCAAAGGCGACGGTGACTCCCGTGAAACACCTGCCGCGATGCACTATTCTCTTCCGTCACCAAGCCATCCTGGGGAAACATTGCCCGAAAGGCTTCCGACAATCGTTGGTCGAGCAGGCGATCGACACTGGTCACATAGTCATCTTTGCCTTTTTCGAAGACCTGAAACTGTTCGGCTGCTAATTGTTTGGCCTGTTGACCACAATCTCTGACCAACCAGCGGATCTTTTGCGCTTGGTCAACCGAGAGATAGTGCATGGCGGAAAAAGATGGACGTTAGGGCAAGCATACAAAAGCAATCCAACAATGGTGTTGAGCAGGAGGGTAACCTCTTCCACCCCGACCTTCAATGAGGTGTCATCAGAGCGGGGCGTCGAAACGGCCGCTTAGCCCAGACGGGTCAGCTACCAATGCGATCGCTCTCCATCCTGGGCGATCGCACCTTAGCACGGGATTATGCCAATCCTCAACTCCTCGTTGACGCAAGTTGTCCTGACCGATTGCCCTTGCTGGAGAAAACAGCTCTATTCTCTGCCGTTGCCGCAAAAAACGGACTGATCCATGTTGGATCAGCCCGCTCATTTGGGAACGCTCAGAGAAGATTACTTTTGAACGACCAGCTTAACGTTAGCGTTTTGCAACCCAGGACGCTTGACTTCAGCCAAGGTCTTGTTCACAGCGTACTTTTGGTTAATGGAGTTAATCAATTCGGTTTGGTTGTGCTTTTTGGCTACACCCCAAAGATCAGCGATTAGGTCGAAGGAACCATCAGCGTTACGAGACCAGCCTAGATCGTATTCACCTTCGAGGGTAGCTACGATGTCAGCCCGTACACGTTGGCCATTGTAGCCACGAACATCAGCATTATTTTTGACGCCGATGCCGAGATCCCGTAGGGAAGACTTGAGGATTTCAGCGTCACTGATCTTGGTACGCAGGGTGCTAAAGTGAGACATGTCGGATTTCCTCCTGTAGAGAAATTGAGAGAAACAACGTCAAAGTAGATCGTGCCGTAGAGGTGTGAATTCTGCCGAGGTAAACCATACGGCGGGTTTCCTTAGCTGCTAGCCCGGAGGCTAACCTTTCTTCCTGTTGGGAGCAGGAAAGAAAGCTTGTTATGACTCCATTTGCATGTACTCTGCAAAGGATGAGGCGGCAGGGCGGGCGCGTTGCCTTGCCCAGTCGCGCAGGGCGGTCACCTGCTCACTCATGGTCTTCGAGAGGGGCAGAGTTGCCTTCACCGCTGCGATAATATCGAGCTGGTTGAAGTCACGCCCCTTGGCAAAGGCATCGTACATGGCTGCAATCAGCGCTTGTTCGATCTCTGCTCCCGAGAACCCGTCACAAACTTTGGCAAGCTGGCCCAGATCGAAGTGAGTAATGTCGGGCCGTCGCTTGGATAAATGAATTCTGAAAATTTCTTGGCGTTCTTCTGTTGTTGGTAGATCAACGAAGAAGATTTCATCGAACCGTCCCTTGCGGAGGAACTCACCGGGTAATCGCTCCACTCGGTTTGCCGTTGCCATCACAAACACGGGCGACTGCTTTTCCTGCATCCAGGTGAGGAACGAACCAAAAATGCGGCTAGAAGTGCCACCATCCGAGTCGGCAGATCCTGCGCCCCCAGCAAACGCTTTGTCAATTTCATCGATGAACAGAATTGCGGGAGAAATTGACTCGGCAGTTTTCAGGGCGTTGCGTAGGTTGGCTTCCGATTTACCCACGGTTGAACCATCATAGACCCGCCCCATATCCAATCGCAGGAGGGGCAATCCCCACAGGCGAGAGGTGGTCTTAGCAATCAATGATTTACCACAGCCAGGTACGCCCAAAATCAGCATTCCCTTTGGCTGAGGCAAGCCATATTCCCGGGCTCGCTCGGTAAACGCATTAGACCGTTGCTTGAGCCAGCGCTTCAGCTCCTCTAAGCCGCCCACCGCGTCTAGGGTTTCATCCTCTTCGATAAACTCTAGAATGCCGTTGCGCCGAATGAGCTGCTTTTTCTCAGAGAGAACAATATCAACCTCTGCTTCGGTTAGGCGTCCAGTGGTGACCTGTGCCTTGCGGTAGACCCGATCGGCTTCATCACGGGTTAGCCCTAGAGCTGCTTTCAAGAGCTTCTCCCGAACTTCGGTGGTAATGCGCCGCGATCGCACTTGGTCGAGATGTTGGGATAGCACCTGATTCAGCTCGGTCATGCTCGGCAGAGGATAGTCGAGCACGACGACTTCCTTCTCTAGCTCGACGGGCACCTGCTGCACCGGCGACATCAAAACAATGGTTTTTTGGGATTCTTTGAAGCTAGCGATCGCATCTCGGAGCCAGCGGGTAACGGCAGGCGAATCAACAAACGGATGGAGATCCTTGAGAACGTAGATTCCTGGTTCTTTTTGGCGAATGACCCATTCAACAGCAGCTTCAGGGGATACGGTGTTGTGCTGCGTGGTGCTGCGGGGTTGACCGTATTCCACGATGCCGTGGGTGACCGTCCAAATAAACACACGCCGCTGTGGCTTGGTCTGGGCAATAGTCGCGATCGCCTGCTCTGCACGCTCCTCTTCGGAGGTTACCAGGTAGATCAGCGGGTACTGAGCTTGAACGAGAATGCGGAGCTCTTCTTTCATAACAATTCAGACCTAACTAGCAACAGGGCAAATGCTGACCAGACCTGCAATTTGAGTCGAAGTCAAACCCACCTGCAATCGCCTTGCAACTTGCTTCACCTACTCTAGGTAAAGACTCGCGCATCAATGTCGGAACAGACAGCGGCTGCGAACAGGGCACTAATCACCACTTAACAAGGAACTAGCTCTTCCTCGCCCGGTTGACTCCGATTGGATGAGCGACTCGGATCAATGGATCCCACAGATAGCTCATCGTCGAGGATGCTTGGCTGCTGGACCAAAGGAGCCAGTTCGCCATCTCGCAACACAAGCGATGTAGAGCAGTCTGGACATTCATAAATCTGATGCACCTGCCCATGGAGGGCTTCTACCGCTTCCACCACCTCGGGATGGGCTAGGTAAAATTCAAGTGCTCGCTCAGCGATCGCAGACATGGGTTCAGAACTGACCGCCGCCGTGATCTTGAGCTGACGATGGAGTTCGGGAGGGAGATATAACGTAACCTTGTGCTTGTCTTGCATACAACAATCAGTGATTAATACCCGGGTATGCCAAAAGAATACGTGCCCTAACCCAAGGCTGTCAAGACGGTATGCCAGCATGACGGCATTTTTGTTACTTTTGTTTACATAAAGGGGCGATCGCTTTCCCGTTGTTTGTGGGGGTGCGATCGCCCTAATCCTTTGCCCATCAGGCTCTTTACCCTTTTGGTCTGCATTCAGCCAGGTCGGCCACTGGGTCAAACTAAAAGAGGTGCCCTAGGACACCTCTCAAGAGAGTTGAGGTTTACAGACCCCAACCTAGTTGGACTCAGTCTTTAGCCGGGCTTCTGTTCCGGCATCATGCACTTATCCGAATCGCAGCCCGCCGGCCCAGCTTCCATCAGCTCGCCCGCATCATAGCGACAGAGCGCCGCATAGAAATCATCAGTCTGCTGCCGTTGGAGGACTTGCTGTCGTAGTTCTTCGTAGGTGGCTTTGTCAACCGGCTCGAAGGGCAAGCGCGGGAAAGTTTGTAGGTCATCAAACCGTGCCAGCAGAGCGGCGGAAATATAGCCTTGGTCATCCCGAATCGCCTCATAGATACGAGTGGCTAGGGGCTCAATTTCCGGCTCCCGCAGTTCGATGGTGGCGCTGGTGTTGTGGGTTGTGTAATGCTGCTGCACCTGCATGTAGAAATCAAACTGAGCTAGGGCTGAGAACTTCGAGATGTCTACTTGGTCGGCCCCAGGGATATTAGCCCAGGGTACTTCCACCGGCAGTTCTACCAACCATTCCGTACAGCGGGGATCAAACGGATCGTTCAGCAAGTTGCCGGTTTCGTCCTTGTCCGACTGGGACGGAATCAGAGAATAGCCATAGTCGCGGCAGGCTAGGGCCACGGGGTCATCCTTGCGGAAAGTGATCCGCCGAATGAACCGCTGGGCCTTGGGCGGATGCCAGCCAGGTGAGGCTCCGGTCAACAGCGACTTCGTCCCCGCTGGCTGCACGGTTGTACAGCGATTGGGGCGCTTGATGCCGTGGCGATCGCAATAGTCCCAGACCACCTGATGGACAATATCTTTCCATCGTGAGAGATAGGCCTGCTCTTGAGCCTTGAACTCTAGACCGCGTACGGTATCAGGACGTCCCTCTGTCCACCAGTGCAACCACTCGACGCCAAAGGCGTTGACGAAGAAGTCAAACAATCCCGTGAAGCTCACTCCCACAATTGGGTCTTCAAGGCGTGACTGCCGGTAGCGTGGTTCTACAAACTGATGGTTCAACAAGGTTGCCACTGCCAGCGCACCCGCCGTAAAGGCTGCTTCTTGCTCTTGGAGGTTGTTGGGATCCAGTTGATTGAGGTGGATCTCAGCCAAGTTGCAATGGAACTGTTGACCAATAATCTCCCCACAGTTGTGGGCAACAAAGCCGTTAGCGTCGAAGCGGTTTGGCCCGGGTACGGTACAGTCATACACAGCTTCCACGCCATCCGCCACCACGTCGGCAACGGTGGTTGTAAAGCGCTCGCGGTTGAGGTTGCGTTTGTAGCCGTCTAGCAGATCGGCTAGCTTTGCGGCTTTGGCTGGTTCTTGGAAGCCGATGAGCTGCTGGAAGACCTGGAGGTTGTCCTTTGCAATAATCAGCTCATGCTGGGCTTGGCAGGGATAAGGCGCTAGATTGCGATCGCTGTCGGGCAACAAGCGATCGCCGGCGGGCCGCCGTTCTTGGTAGAGTTTGGCAATGATGCCCAAGCGAGCCAGCATCCGCTGCACTGCTTCTAGGATGCTGAGGTTACTCTGGGCTAGCCGCACGCTGATGCCCTTAGCTTGGCTGCCCTGCACGCTGCCATCGGCATCAAATAGCCCCCGCAAAAAGCCGCGATAGAAATCGTAGCTGCCTTGCTCAATCTGAGGCGTAACGGTTTTGTGCCCTTGAGTGATGCCAAAGTCTGCTGCTAACTTCGCAAGACCTGTAGATCCGACAACTCGATGCTTGAGTTGTTGATGGTAGCAAGCCTCTGCTGTCCGTCTTTCGTAGTCAACCGTTGTTTGCAAGGCAGCGATCGCATACTCACTCATCTCCACTTGGGACGTTTCCCAGTAGCGAAGCACGGCTACGTCGTTCCATTGCGTTTTCGCCAAGCTGCCATCTCCCAACAAGCTTCCCAAAAGCCAGCCAGCCTCAAACGTGCCGTTACCGTCCCAGGGCTGCAAGGTTCGATGATTGTGTAGCAGGATGCGATCGCCAGGCTGTAAGGTGTCTGCCTCGACCCATTCGGTATACTGAGCCTTTTGGGTTTGGGCCGTCACTTTCAGCACTTTGTGATTGCCGGTTAGCCGCAGAGCTCGCCCATCCTTAGTAGAAAGTTTAAGAACAGGCTTTGTACCCGAATAGAAAAAGCCTTCGGGGGTTGTGCTGAACAGCTCTCCATTTACGTAGGTGCTGTGTTGCTGCCCAATCAGATCTTTAACTTGCCGAGGCCCATCCCCCGTGTGTACCCAGGTATCCGCCGTCACACAAGGATTGAGTCCATAGCGCCCCTCTCCCTGGGCTCGACGTTCCGCCTCTCCAGCCCATTGAATTGCGCCTTCACCAGAGTAATACTGCTTACGCACCGCCGCCGTACATTCGTCTAGGCTGGGCTTGTGGTGAAACACTCGGGTGTGGTTGGCCATGCGCAACACATCCCGCTCTGGATCAATGCGCCAATTCCCGTTTTCATCTTGCTGCCATAAATTTTCTTTCGCGCTGGCAGCAACTTCGTCACCTTCAGCAAACTGACGCATCCCCGCACTGCGCCTAATGTTACCTGCCACCACGCAGGCCGCGGCTTCGTCGATCAGCAAGCAGCATTCCACCGAGGTCAACTGCCGGCCGATCGCTTTATTGAGAATGGTCGCACAGCGGGCGTAGAGCTTCGGTAGGCGGATGGGGTTAGCCATGCCTCCAAACCCCTTGAGGCGTTCTCCAGCCGGGCGGACATCGCTGAGGTCAATGGTCACCTGCACGGCGGCGTTGAAGCGTTCATCGCTGGCCAGCTCCAACACCGTTTGGTAGGACTTGACCCAACCCTGACGGCTATCGCCCACTTGGATCACCACGCGATCGCCCTCGATGGTGACGCGGGTTTCCTCTTGGCGATCGCTCACCGGCGTTGCACCGATTTCGCCCTGCATGTCAACGGTGAGCAGGTTACGAATGGCCGGCAGCTTGCCGATATAGTGCGGCTCCAGCACAGCTCCGGTGCCGCAGCCCATCATTGCCAAGTCCATCATCAGCCCAAAGGCACGCCAGTCGTCCACATTGGTGCTGGTGCAGTTGTAGGCTCCCGAGAAATTCTCTGGCTTCTTAATCCAGTCGGTGCCGCCCACCCATAGCCAACGGCCGGAGGGAAGGGCCTTCAACTCGGTTTGCATGCGCTCGATGAGAGCCGCTTCCTCGTCGGTTAGCTGGCCCAATTCCTTCAGCCCATTCAGGGTGCGATCGCACACCTGTTTCCAGGTTTCGCGTAAATTGGCTCCGTCTTCTCCACGGCGGCTATAGGTGCGATAAAACACCGAGTTGGCGGCAGGGGCGTAGTCTGGAAATTGACTGGCCTGGCGGGTTTGATCTGGATTGTCCTGCCGTTGGGGCGATATGCGGGATTGGATCATAGGTGTCGCGGTCGTGTCCGTTAAGTCTCATTTCTCTCATTTCATATAGTAGTGCTGCTAGATGCTTGGCCGTCAGGTGCCTTTCGGTCGCCTTGTTTCGACTGTGTCCCCAAACGCTTTTCCCAGAAAGGATAGAGAGAGGGCGTAAAATTTTTCAGGAGATCCATCCAGGCAGCGCACTACATCGGCTTTTCACCGAAACCCATAATCTTAACATCCTTTCGTACCCCTAAAATCCTGATTCCCGCCTTCTCGAACGGGATGAAGAGGGAAAGCGATCGCCCTTGATAACGCAGGTAAGCGCAATTATTGACTTTTTCTATGGGATGGCTTGGAAAGCCAAGATCACGCTTTACACTGGAGTCACTAAAATGAACGTATGTTGAGACAGTCCAAGATCTCTTGCAGCAAGGAAATAGATGAGAGATACTGCCTTCAATCCACATCAATCTATGGACAGCCAGACCAGACTCCAAGGATTTACGACGTCCTCTTCTTGGAGCCGCGTCAGAGGCGATCGCCCTTGTTGTGAGCGAGACGAATGGATGAGCGATCGCTAAAGCAGGTGGAGCGATCGCCCTTGGTAGTCGGTGGCATGGGTAACCGGCAGTTCTATCGGCTCGACAGCACCGACCTGCGACAGTTACGTTAGGGTATCAATGGCGTTGATCTTGCCAACAGGTCAGCTTTTCTCCGATGCAGAGATAGGATTTTGGGAACCTTATCGTCTATGAACGACCTAGAAAAATGCTACAAGGTTCTGGGGTTGCGGCCGGGCGCAACGGCAGAGGATGTACGGCAAGCCTATAAAAAGCTGGCCTTTTTGTGGCACCCCGATCGCGCTCCCAAGGATGAACCGGAGCGAGTGGCTGAGGCCCAGGAAAAGCTGAAGGAGTTGAACTACGCCCGTGATCGGTTGCGATCGCACCATGCCCATAATTGGCATCGGTCGAGGAAAAGTGCTGAGCGATCGACCGCGAGCACTGCACCCAATCCATCCTATTCGCCCCCGCCTAAGCCACCCTATTCACCACCACCCTACCAACCACCACCGCGCCCCACCTATCAACCCAGTCCATCTGCCCAGTCCGATGCCGCATCCTATTCGTCCTACCAAACGCCGCGCTACGCCCAACCCTCCCCCCGTCCTTACTACCATCCTCCCCAGTCCTACTACCCACCGCCCCCTAGCCACTACGCGGCCTATCGTCCCTATTCGCAAACGCCGCCCCATGCCTACTATCAACCGCCGACACCACCCTCCCCCCGTCCCAATGGCAGTGGCGTTGGGCAGAGCTTGAAGGGGGCAAACCTCAGCGGTCGGGATTTGCAAGAAAAGGATCTGTCTGGTCAAAATCTCAGTGGCGCAAACCTGAGTGGTGCCAATCTCAGCGACACCTTTCTCCACAAAATTGATCTATCTGGCGCTAATTTGCAGGGCGCTAAGCTCTTTCGGGCTAATTTACTCCAGGCCAATTTGCGCAATGCCAATCTGCGGGACACCAACCTGATTGGTGCTGACTTGAGCGGTGCTGATCTGAGTGGTGCTGACCTCACGGGGGCAAAGGTCGGTTTTGGTGACCAGGTTATGGTCAAAACCGTTGGCGCAAATCTCAGCGGCACGATCATGCCCAATGGCTCGGTGTATCACTAAATCTTCAGGTGTGGTGATCTGCGGAGATCTGTGATCACAGAGTTGGAGAAGGTTTGAAGCGATCGCCCTCGGCCTACCCCATGGCATAATCAGGGGCGTAGGTTGGCAAAGGCAATATCTCATGGTTCAGGCTATGGTTCAGTCTTCCGATTGGCAATCCAGGTTGCAGGGTGGTTTGGTGGTGTCTTGCCAAGCACCAGCCACCTCGCCCCTCCACCATCCCTCGGTGATTGCCGCTATGGCTGAAGCCGCTGTGCTACAGGGTGCCTTGGGGGTGCGGATTGATAGTCCTGCCCATATCGAGGCCGTCCGCCCGCGCATCTCCGCGCCGATTATTGGCCTCTGGAAGCAGCAGATTCCCAACTGCGACGTCTACATCACGCCGCAGATCGTTCACGCCAACGCGATCGCCCAGGCGGGAGCCGACATCATTGCCATTGACGCCACGACGCGACCACGCCCTGACGGGGAGACGGTGGCCGCTCTGGTTAATCACATTCACCATCAACTGCACAAGCCGGTCATGGCCGATGTGGACACCCTAGAAGCAGCGATCGCCGCTGTAGAAGCTGGAGCCGATTGTGTTGGTACCACCCTCTACGGCTATACTGCTGAAACTCAACACCTAAAACCACCTGGCTTTGAGTTGCTCAAGGATTTGGTTCAGCATCTTTCCGTACCCATCATCTGCGAAGGCGGCATTGCCTCCCCCCAGATGGCTCGCCAGTCCCTAGAGTTGGGGGCGACCTGTGTGGTGGTGGGCACGGCGATCACCGGCATTGATCTTTTAGTGCAGGCCTATTGCAAGACGCTGTATTCGTGACCTAGCGGGCGATCGCCATCCCATCGACTTGGACTTAGCCTACCGTCACTTGGCTGGTATCCACGGCCGTAGCCCCGCGTACCCCGCGTGCCACCGTCACCATGCGGTTGAGAATGCCCTGGCTGGGCACCGTGCCTTTCAGAACTACCGTGCTGCTGGTTTGAGCTACAAACAACGTGTCTACATCATCCAGTTGGTCATCTTGATCAAAAGATTGGGCGACGCGCTTCGCCAGACCACTGTCGTCATACTCACCATTGAGCCCGACGCGCTCTGGGGGAATGGTCTCGGGCGGCTTATTTGCCTTGGCAGCTCCGGTGTTGCTTGTGGCTTTTGCCGCATTGGCTTGACTGCCCAACGACTTGCCTGATGATATGGACGATGCCGCACTAGAAGCAGCGCTAGAGGCAGCGCTACTAGTACCTGATTGGGCTGTTTTTGCCCCAGTCCCCAACATTCGACTTAAAAATCCCATGGTTTCTAATCTTCTTAAATGTGCTAAAGGTGAAATCAAACTAGCTCTACAGCAATGGCCGTATCTTGCAGTACATTTTCTGCCTTGGTAAAGATCCTTAAGCAAGACTTTGGATTGTGGGCGGTGGATTGGCCAGAAATGCCTCCACGGCTGATCGGCTGGGCATGGAGGGCTGGGCCCCAGGCTGGGTTACTGATAGGGCTGCGATCGCCGTTGCCCAACGTAGGGACTCAGGTAACGGTAGCCCCTGCACTATAGCCGTCGCCAGGCCGCCGTTAAAGGCATCCCCCGCCGCCACCGTATCCACCACCGGCACCGAGAAGGCCGGCTGCACCCACACCTGATCCACTGTGACCGCGATCGCCCCCTGCGCCCCTAGTTTAATGATGGCGATCGCCACCCCTCGCTCCACCAAAGCCTCACCGGCCCGCTGCGCCGAAGCGCGATCGCCCACCGGAAACCCCACCAGTTGCTCTGCTTCCACCTGATTGGGCGTGATGCAATGGAG from the Candidatus Obscuribacterales bacterium genome contains:
- a CDS encoding DUF1257 domain-containing protein, which produces MSHFSTLRTKISDAEILKSSLRDLGIGVKNNADVRGYNGQRVRADIVATLEGEYDLGWSRNADGSFDLIADLWGVAKKHNQTELINSINQKYAVNKTLAEVKRPGLQNANVKLVVQK
- a CDS encoding AAA family ATPase, which produces MKEELRILVQAQYPLIYLVTSEEERAEQAIATIAQTKPQRRVFIWTVTHGIVEYGQPRSTTQHNTVSPEAAVEWVIRQKEPGIYVLKDLHPFVDSPAVTRWLRDAIASFKESQKTIVLMSPVQQVPVELEKEVVVLDYPLPSMTELNQVLSQHLDQVRSRRITTEVREKLLKAALGLTRDEADRVYRKAQVTTGRLTEAEVDIVLSEKKQLIRRNGILEFIEEDETLDAVGGLEELKRWLKQRSNAFTERAREYGLPQPKGMLILGVPGCGKSLIAKTTSRLWGLPLLRLDMGRVYDGSTVGKSEANLRNALKTAESISPAILFIDEIDKAFAGGAGSADSDGGTSSRIFGSFLTWMQEKQSPVFVMATANRVERLPGEFLRKGRFDEIFFVDLPTTEERQEIFRIHLSKRRPDITHFDLGQLAKVCDGFSGAEIEQALIAAMYDAFAKGRDFNQLDIIAAVKATLPLSKTMSEQVTALRDWARQRARPAASSFAEYMQMES
- a CDS encoding N-acetylmannosamine-6-phosphate 2-epimerase, whose amino-acid sequence is MVQSSDWQSRLQGGLVVSCQAPATSPLHHPSVIAAMAEAAVLQGALGVRIDSPAHIEAVRPRISAPIIGLWKQQIPNCDVYITPQIVHANAIAQAGADIIAIDATTRPRPDGETVAALVNHIHHQLHKPVMADVDTLEAAIAAVEAGADCVGTTLYGYTAETQHLKPPGFELLKDLVQHLSVPIICEGGIASPQMARQSLELGATCVVVGTAITGIDLLVQAYCKTLYS
- a CDS encoding BON domain-containing protein, which encodes MGFLSRMLGTGAKTAQSGTSSAASSAASSAASSISSGKSLGSQANAAKATSNTGAAKANKPPETIPPERVGLNGEYDDSGLAKRVAQSFDQDDQLDDVDTLFVAQTSSTVVLKGTVPSQGILNRMVTVARGVRGATAVDTSQVTVG
- a CDS encoding pentapeptide repeat-containing protein, encoding MNDLEKCYKVLGLRPGATAEDVRQAYKKLAFLWHPDRAPKDEPERVAEAQEKLKELNYARDRLRSHHAHNWHRSRKSAERSTASTAPNPSYSPPPKPPYSPPPYQPPPRPTYQPSPSAQSDAASYSSYQTPRYAQPSPRPYYHPPQSYYPPPPSHYAAYRPYSQTPPHAYYQPPTPPSPRPNGSGVGQSLKGANLSGRDLQEKDLSGQNLSGANLSGANLSDTFLHKIDLSGANLQGAKLFRANLLQANLRNANLRDTNLIGADLSGADLSGADLTGAKVGFGDQVMVKTVGANLSGTIMPNGSVYH
- the nrdJ gene encoding ribonucleoside-triphosphate reductase, adenosylcobalamin-dependent, with amino-acid sequence MIQSRISPQRQDNPDQTRQASQFPDYAPAANSVFYRTYSRRGEDGANLRETWKQVCDRTLNGLKELGQLTDEEAALIERMQTELKALPSGRWLWVGGTDWIKKPENFSGAYNCTSTNVDDWRAFGLMMDLAMMGCGTGAVLEPHYIGKLPAIRNLLTVDMQGEIGATPVSDRQEETRVTIEGDRVVIQVGDSRQGWVKSYQTVLELASDERFNAAVQVTIDLSDVRPAGERLKGFGGMANPIRLPKLYARCATILNKAIGRQLTSVECCLLIDEAAACVVAGNIRRSAGMRQFAEGDEVAASAKENLWQQDENGNWRIDPERDVLRMANHTRVFHHKPSLDECTAAVRKQYYSGEGAIQWAGEAERRAQGEGRYGLNPCVTADTWVHTGDGPRQVKDLIGQQHSTYVNGELFSTTPEGFFYSGTKPVLKLSTKDGRALRLTGNHKVLKVTAQTQKAQYTEWVEADTLQPGDRILLHNHRTLQPWDGNGTFEAGWLLGSLLGDGSLAKTQWNDVAVLRYWETSQVEMSEYAIAALQTTVDYERRTAEACYHQQLKHRVVGSTGLAKLAADFGITQGHKTVTPQIEQGSYDFYRGFLRGLFDADGSVQGSQAKGISVRLAQSNLSILEAVQRMLARLGIIAKLYQERRPAGDRLLPDSDRNLAPYPCQAQHELIIAKDNLQVFQQLIGFQEPAKAAKLADLLDGYKRNLNRERFTTTVADVVADGVEAVYDCTVPGPNRFDANGFVAHNCGEIIGQQFHCNLAEIHLNQLDPNNLQEQEAAFTAGALAVATLLNHQFVEPRYRQSRLEDPIVGVSFTGLFDFFVNAFGVEWLHWWTEGRPDTVRGLEFKAQEQAYLSRWKDIVHQVVWDYCDRHGIKRPNRCTTVQPAGTKSLLTGASPGWHPPKAQRFIRRITFRKDDPVALACRDYGYSLIPSQSDKDETGNLLNDPFDPRCTEWLVELPVEVPWANIPGADQVDISKFSALAQFDFYMQVQQHYTTHNTSATIELREPEIEPLATRIYEAIRDDQGYISAALLARFDDLQTFPRLPFEPVDKATYEELRQQVLQRQQTDDFYAALCRYDAGELMEAGPAGCDSDKCMMPEQKPG
- a CDS encoding inositol monophosphatase family protein — protein: MHYLSVDQAQKIRWLVRDCGQQAKQLAAEQFQVFEKGKDDYVTSVDRLLDQRLSEAFRAMFPQDGLVTEENSASRQVFHGSHRRLWCIDPIDGTDDFIHGRLYYSVMVGLLEGSQPTAGWIYAPTLDRLYYGGLDWGVFQAGGDRLPEAITPVEPPLSASNCPMLIGDKDRHQFGDAIQRAVPAVQFRTLGSFGLKVMEVVTGRAGLYLYLNRRVKLWDTVGPLALAQAAGLTCCDLDGQPIGFTTDCLDPETLAHHQTILVGWPHYIEALRSPIRQAFLAQSA